The Alphaproteobacteria bacterium genome contains a region encoding:
- a CDS encoding ATP-binding protein translates to MFNDTQVPADIVRKWQEIVDLLADIVHVPSALIMRVEPPHIKVFLSSESKGNPYEPDEEAPLNTGLYCETVMNTRRPLIVPDALADDDWKTNPDIKLGMISYLGVPISWPDGEIFGTICVLDRKSNGYSDLYLKLLLQWRDVLQADLSSITTTRREIEQREEKIRRLVDANIIGIVFWTLDGPILDANAEFLRIVGYDRDDLRAGRVSWMAMTPPEGRDRIAPAMSELRSTGTVQPFEKEYIRKDGSRVPVLIGIASLEGTENQGVAFVLDLTERKRAEAQARESERRFQNMQVELALANRLATLGQLTASISHEVKQPIAAAVLNTQTAQRALTREPPDLATARLAIDRAVRDGERVSDIVDRTRALVRREPVRKDSLAINEIIAEVVELTLGEAAKNGVAVRTELGEGLPAIQGNRVQLQQVMLNLIVNAVEAMSQMRDGPRELLISTRADADCVLVAVRDSGPGFSEGAIERVFETFYTTKSGGLGMGLSICRSIVEDHGGRLWAAANEPKGAAFQFTIPVGANRPD, encoded by the coding sequence ATGTTCAACGACACGCAAGTACCCGCGGACATCGTGCGGAAGTGGCAGGAGATCGTGGATCTCCTGGCCGACATCGTGCACGTGCCCTCCGCGTTGATCATGCGGGTCGAGCCGCCCCACATCAAAGTCTTCCTGTCGAGCGAGTCCAAGGGCAACCCTTACGAGCCGGACGAGGAAGCGCCGCTCAACACGGGCCTCTATTGCGAGACCGTGATGAACACCCGCCGGCCGCTGATCGTGCCGGATGCGCTGGCGGACGACGACTGGAAAACCAACCCTGACATCAAGCTCGGCATGATCTCCTACCTTGGGGTGCCGATCAGCTGGCCCGACGGCGAAATTTTCGGAACGATTTGCGTCCTCGACCGCAAGAGCAACGGGTACAGCGACCTCTATCTCAAATTGCTGCTGCAGTGGCGCGACGTGCTGCAGGCGGACTTGAGCTCGATTACGACTACACGGCGCGAGATCGAACAGCGTGAAGAGAAAATCCGCCGCCTCGTCGATGCGAACATCATCGGCATCGTCTTCTGGACTCTGGATGGCCCGATTCTCGATGCCAATGCCGAGTTTCTCCGCATCGTCGGATACGACCGGGACGATCTGCGCGCCGGCCGGGTGAGTTGGATGGCGATGACGCCGCCTGAAGGGCGCGACCGCATTGCGCCGGCGATGTCGGAGCTCAGGAGCACGGGGACCGTGCAACCCTTCGAGAAGGAATACATCCGGAAAGACGGCAGCCGGGTTCCGGTGCTGATCGGCATCGCGAGCCTCGAAGGGACGGAAAATCAGGGCGTCGCCTTCGTGCTCGATTTGACCGAGCGCAAGCGGGCCGAAGCGCAAGCGCGCGAGAGCGAGCGGCGATTCCAGAACATGCAGGTGGAGCTCGCGCTCGCCAACCGGCTGGCAACCCTGGGCCAGCTCACGGCCTCGATCTCGCACGAGGTCAAGCAGCCGATCGCGGCCGCGGTGCTGAATACCCAGACCGCCCAGCGCGCGCTGACGCGCGAGCCGCCTGACCTCGCAACGGCGCGACTAGCGATCGACCGCGCCGTGCGTGACGGCGAACGGGTCAGCGACATTGTCGACCGCACGCGCGCGCTGGTGCGCAGGGAGCCGGTGCGCAAGGACAGCCTGGCGATCAACGAGATCATTGCGGAGGTGGTCGAACTGACGCTGGGTGAAGCGGCGAAAAACGGCGTTGCGGTGCGGACGGAGCTTGGCGAGGGCCTGCCCGCCATTCAGGGCAATCGGGTGCAGCTTCAGCAGGTGATGCTGAACCTGATCGTGAATGCCGTTGAGGCAATGAGCCAGATGCGCGACGGCCCTCGCGAATTGTTGATCAGCACACGGGCTGACGCCGACTGTGTTCTCGTCGCGGTGCGCGACTCCGGCCCGGGCTTTTCAGAGGGCGCGATCGAGCGGGTGTTCGAGACGTTCTACACGACGAAGTCGGGCGGGCTGGGGATGGGACTATCCATCTGCCGTTCCATCGTGGAGGATCACGGCGGGCGGCTGTGGGCCGCCGCAAACGAGCCGAAAGGCGCGGCGTTTCAATTCACGATTCCTGTCGGTGCGAACCGCCCGGACTGA
- a CDS encoding DUF4344 domain-containing metallopeptidase, translated as MTYRISYRTNLAGAMAVAALMINVPAASAQPTSPPAQPAAGGSQILAGIDDAVKALDGIPRFKKLSPQMKRQLVEFIIGNTLFVLSHEMGHGVINEMNMPVLGREEDAADSFAITTAIRMNTKFSERVLEEQIKGLLFSTKQAKKEGDAPAFYDEHGLDPQRAYNIVCYMYGSDPKKYKQLAKDSKLPEERQESCVWDYKNVAWSWDEMLKPHLRKPDQPKVDIKINYVDSKKYAVQQQVLRHTGLFEALAAHLADRYAWPNPFVMEARECGEANARWRQRTLTLCYELAGDFADLFQGYWKTLPKRYREGL; from the coding sequence ATGACATACCGGATCTCGTATCGCACGAACCTGGCAGGCGCGATGGCCGTCGCCGCCCTCATGATCAACGTCCCGGCGGCAAGCGCGCAACCGACCTCGCCCCCGGCACAGCCGGCGGCGGGAGGGTCCCAAATTCTTGCCGGCATCGACGACGCGGTCAAAGCGCTCGACGGCATCCCGCGGTTCAAAAAGCTGTCGCCGCAAATGAAACGTCAGCTCGTGGAATTCATCATTGGAAATACGCTGTTCGTGCTGTCGCACGAAATGGGCCACGGTGTGATCAACGAAATGAACATGCCGGTGCTCGGACGCGAGGAGGACGCCGCGGACTCCTTCGCGATCACGACCGCGATCAGGATGAATACGAAGTTCTCCGAGCGCGTGCTGGAAGAGCAGATCAAGGGTCTGCTCTTCTCCACCAAGCAAGCCAAGAAGGAAGGCGACGCCCCCGCCTTCTATGACGAGCACGGCCTCGATCCGCAGCGGGCCTACAACATCGTCTGCTACATGTACGGATCCGACCCGAAAAAATACAAGCAGCTCGCCAAGGACTCCAAGCTTCCCGAGGAGCGGCAGGAGTCGTGCGTTTGGGACTACAAGAACGTCGCCTGGTCCTGGGACGAGATGCTCAAGCCGCACCTGCGCAAGCCCGACCAGCCCAAGGTCGACATCAAGATCAACTACGTGGACAGCAAGAAGTACGCCGTCCAGCAGCAGGTGCTGCGCCACACCGGCTTGTTCGAGGCCTTGGCCGCGCATCTGGCGGATCGTTACGCATGGCCGAATCCGTTCGTGATGGAGGCGCGCGAGTGCGGAGAAGCGAATGCCCGATGGAGGCAGCGGACGCTGACGCTGTGCTACGAACTCGCCGGCGACTTCGCTGACCTCTTCCAGGGCTATTGGAAGACGCTGCCAAAAAGATATCGCGAGGGCCTCTGA
- a CDS encoding P-loop NTPase fold protein, whose translation MANLASDKPITSESEDVLGLSSFAASLAKSLTEMAPEEGIVISVQGEWGSGKTSAIELTQRRVVILELARERGISLEGAEKQPWSSTKTEWDALASIRRTHIIRFNPWNFSGQENLVRAFFKEVGATIGHPADGAISRAINKMTEHLPSGATLVGGLIGALAGGGAGAGAALGRAAGEGAQRLLGSSETLESAKRELGSALREADKRIIVIIDDLDRLLPSEMRAMFALVKSLGDLPNVLYVLSFDERVVSKALEGGPEPIEPAFLEKIVQVPLQLPPPWQPEVRQLFFQRLNSIIGDATPNDESRWRRVYIDSISSYFQTPRDVARFSNTMQVMWPNVVGDVDLTDLVVLVTLQLFEPKIYQRVFESIEFLAGDSISFEDDKIVAARFEPNDANNQKAAKTALAHLFPRLAKAWNTHVWDGTVRLRKREQRRICTKEYYRNYFLFGRDPDRLSRERIEAALGDQNPHERLLEFVSQLGDSPSRRGAPKVATLLDQIIELVYSKPILSDAVVRALLDLSDELISRKDTVWELFPIDNFERLDSIFHAGLEPLSQDERVQRVNLIAAYDSALTTCTRVIERIAAQHGLFGQEPSFESDRQIPLEDAKRAAGKITERIRKVAKSGRLMATPDPVSLIWAWRRLANPSEVKAWLAKTVKNKDALVRLADFLPDTSYQSSGDGQKTVRYFKAENYKDILDVEDMKSRLKALASKTHATEEVKATYRKFLAAEESGKGRQR comes from the coding sequence GTGGCGAATCTCGCTAGCGACAAACCCATCACATCTGAAAGCGAAGATGTCCTTGGACTTTCTTCGTTCGCAGCGTCGCTCGCGAAATCTCTCACGGAGATGGCTCCCGAAGAGGGGATCGTCATCTCCGTCCAAGGCGAATGGGGATCGGGTAAGACGAGCGCCATCGAACTCACGCAGCGGCGCGTAGTTATTCTGGAGTTAGCGAGGGAGCGGGGAATCTCGCTCGAAGGTGCCGAAAAGCAACCATGGTCTTCGACCAAGACTGAATGGGATGCACTAGCTTCGATTAGGCGCACCCATATCATTCGGTTTAATCCGTGGAACTTCAGCGGACAAGAAAATCTAGTTCGAGCATTCTTCAAGGAAGTTGGTGCGACCATTGGGCATCCCGCTGACGGTGCTATCAGTCGGGCGATCAACAAAATGACAGAGCACCTGCCAAGCGGCGCCACGTTGGTCGGCGGCCTAATTGGAGCGCTCGCGGGAGGGGGCGCGGGTGCTGGCGCTGCGCTTGGGCGTGCCGCTGGAGAAGGCGCTCAAAGGCTACTCGGCTCAAGTGAAACGCTTGAATCCGCCAAGCGCGAACTGGGCTCGGCCCTTAGGGAAGCCGACAAACGCATCATTGTTATAATCGATGATCTCGATCGGCTATTGCCGAGCGAAATGCGCGCAATGTTTGCACTGGTAAAATCTTTGGGCGACCTCCCCAATGTCTTGTACGTACTCTCGTTTGACGAACGCGTTGTATCAAAGGCTCTTGAAGGTGGCCCGGAGCCGATTGAGCCAGCTTTTCTAGAAAAAATCGTCCAAGTTCCTCTGCAGCTTCCGCCACCATGGCAGCCGGAAGTTAGGCAGCTTTTCTTTCAGAGGCTGAACTCAATCATCGGCGATGCCACGCCCAACGATGAATCAAGGTGGCGCCGCGTCTATATTGATTCGATTTCGTCCTATTTCCAAACGCCGAGAGATGTTGCGAGATTTTCAAATACGATGCAGGTCATGTGGCCAAATGTTGTTGGCGATGTGGATCTGACTGATCTAGTTGTACTCGTTACGCTGCAATTGTTCGAACCAAAGATCTACCAGCGTGTTTTCGAGAGCATTGAGTTTCTCGCCGGTGATTCTATATCGTTTGAGGATGACAAGATAGTCGCCGCGCGGTTCGAGCCTAATGACGCAAACAATCAGAAAGCTGCGAAGACAGCCTTGGCTCATCTGTTTCCTCGCTTAGCGAAAGCATGGAACACTCATGTTTGGGATGGCACTGTTCGGCTAAGAAAGCGCGAGCAGCGCAGAATTTGCACAAAAGAATATTATCGCAACTACTTCCTCTTCGGCCGAGACCCGGACCGCCTATCTAGAGAGAGAATCGAAGCAGCGCTTGGCGACCAGAACCCCCACGAACGACTGCTCGAATTTGTCAGCCAACTTGGAGACTCCCCCTCTCGCAGAGGTGCCCCGAAAGTTGCAACGTTGTTGGACCAGATTATTGAACTCGTATATTCGAAGCCTATACTGTCCGATGCGGTCGTTCGGGCTCTCCTTGATCTGAGCGACGAACTGATTTCTCGCAAAGATACTGTTTGGGAGCTGTTCCCAATAGACAATTTTGAGCGATTGGATTCAATCTTTCACGCTGGCCTCGAGCCACTTTCGCAAGATGAGAGAGTTCAACGCGTAAATCTGATCGCGGCATATGATTCCGCATTGACCACCTGCACGAGGGTAATAGAGCGTATTGCCGCTCAGCATGGCCTATTTGGCCAGGAGCCATCATTCGAGAGTGACCGTCAAATCCCTCTAGAGGATGCAAAGAGGGCGGCCGGCAAAATAACCGAACGCATTCGCAAAGTTGCAAAGAGTGGACGGCTGATGGCTACGCCCGATCCGGTGAGTCTGATTTGGGCATGGAGGCGCCTAGCAAACCCTTCGGAGGTGAAGGCCTGGCTAGCTAAGACAGTGAAGAACAAAGACGCTCTCGTACGGCTCGCCGATTTTTTGCCAGACACCTCCTATCAATCCAGCGGCGATGGACAGAAGACCGTTCGGTACTTCAAGGCGGAAAATTATAAGGACATACTAGACGTTGAAGACATGAAGAGTCGTCTTAAAGCTTTGGCATCCAAAACCCACGCCACCGAGGAAGTCAAAGCCACCTATAGGAAATTCCTGGCGGCCGAAGAAAGTGGGAAAGGTCGTCAACGGTAA
- a CDS encoding tetratricopeptide repeat protein, whose protein sequence is MYPNIFHGPRIQRPVGAALILGALLAVTAASPRAHASSDDAQKCEQASGITAIAACTRAIESSQYHGHELAELHNNRAIEYRVTRDYDSSIADFTTAIRLDPQFAFAFFGRANTWQAKGDNDRAIADFSEAIRLSPDYLNAYNNRGTAWLAKEDYDRAIADFSAVIRLDPKDPDGFSNRGAALKLNGDPRRAIGDFNEAIRLNPDDACAFYNRALAWEDTGARDRAIADYSEAIRIAPNYAAALNNRGVVWQEKSDNDRAIADFTAAIRINRRAPVFFFNRGNAWSDKGDQDRAIDDYSEALRLKPGYADALYLRGVAKQQNGDKAGGATDIAAATKLDPNAGHARKRASR, encoded by the coding sequence ATGTACCCGAATATCTTTCACGGGCCGCGTATTCAGCGGCCCGTCGGCGCGGCGCTGATCCTCGGCGCCCTCCTGGCAGTCACCGCCGCGTCGCCGCGTGCACACGCCTCATCCGACGATGCGCAAAAGTGCGAGCAGGCGTCCGGCATCACCGCGATCGCGGCCTGCACCCGTGCGATCGAGTCGAGCCAGTACCACGGCCACGAGCTCGCCGAACTTCACAACAATCGCGCGATCGAGTATCGCGTCACGCGCGACTACGACAGCTCGATTGCCGACTTCACCACGGCGATCCGTCTCGACCCCCAATTTGCGTTCGCCTTCTTCGGCCGCGCCAACACCTGGCAGGCCAAGGGCGACAACGATCGTGCCATCGCGGATTTCAGCGAGGCAATCCGGCTCAGTCCCGACTACCTCAATGCCTACAACAATCGCGGCACCGCCTGGCTCGCCAAGGAGGACTACGACCGCGCCATCGCGGATTTCAGCGCGGTGATCCGGCTCGATCCGAAAGATCCCGACGGATTTTCCAACCGGGGCGCCGCCCTCAAGCTGAACGGCGATCCGCGGCGTGCCATCGGCGACTTCAACGAGGCGATCCGCCTCAATCCAGACGATGCCTGCGCATTCTACAACCGCGCGCTCGCCTGGGAGGACACGGGGGCCAGAGACCGCGCGATTGCGGATTACAGCGAGGCGATCCGCATCGCGCCGAATTACGCGGCCGCGCTGAACAACCGTGGCGTCGTCTGGCAGGAGAAGAGCGATAACGACCGCGCCATCGCGGATTTTACCGCCGCGATCCGCATCAATCGGCGTGCGCCGGTTTTCTTTTTCAACCGCGGCAACGCCTGGAGCGACAAGGGCGACCAGGATCGCGCCATCGACGACTACAGCGAGGCGCTGCGGCTCAAGCCCGGCTACGCCGACGCCCTCTATCTGCGCGGCGTCGCAAAGCAGCAGAATGGCGACAAGGCCGGCGGCGCGACCGACATCGCCGCCGCGACCAAGCTTGACCCAAATGCAGGCCATGCGCGCAAGCGCGCGAGTCGTTAG